The following proteins are co-located in the Acidobacteriota bacterium genome:
- a CDS encoding glycosyltransferase, with the protein MKIAVLTPTIPEREVFLRECIEAVRRQTLKPYVHVITIDFGRVGPTRIRNGMAASTDADWLAFVDDDDLIDPEHLEVLARHSVGFDIIYSDCRVVGAEVPWKVRQFDLQAVRQANYVPITVLMRRELFLELGGFHLDRGPIGEDWDLWIRAGEAGARFRFVPQVTWTYRLHSGSRTLLSSSEQEFAGQTRSTSAEFEAQVADADAARKELMKTSTDGANQTDLDSPLPLILARETVIDNQRLGLSNGIEYWSRTYDGGDTIVKQTSLDLAEREAYFLSQLTGEYFPRVRDNKSEDGYSVIVIEGIYGVPLSEAVASINSRPASLLNFIYHCLSALAELKSKGIIHRNICFENIFVRDEKPILIDFAQAISERRPFTATEHLGGYGRPPDGGFCDVYSMGKVIERVNRHRHLSFDPVIELMTELDASLRITDLKTLRMLFTHAIQRPAKRKQKQ; encoded by the coding sequence ATGAAGATCGCCGTTCTGACTCCCACTATACCTGAGCGCGAAGTGTTCCTCAGAGAATGCATAGAGGCAGTGCGCCGCCAGACTTTAAAACCTTATGTGCACGTCATAACGATAGACTTCGGTCGGGTCGGCCCCACACGGATACGAAACGGGATGGCCGCAAGCACAGACGCGGATTGGCTCGCGTTTGTGGATGATGACGATCTGATTGATCCCGAACATCTGGAAGTGTTGGCAAGACACTCAGTCGGATTTGACATCATCTACTCAGACTGCCGCGTGGTAGGAGCCGAGGTGCCCTGGAAGGTACGGCAATTCGATTTGCAGGCAGTGAGGCAGGCTAATTACGTACCGATCACCGTGTTGATGCGGCGAGAATTATTCCTCGAGCTGGGCGGGTTTCATTTAGATCGCGGACCAATTGGCGAGGACTGGGACTTGTGGATTCGCGCCGGTGAAGCCGGAGCACGGTTCCGGTTTGTGCCTCAGGTCACATGGACGTACAGGCTCCACAGCGGCAGCCGCACGTTGTTGTCGTCTTCCGAGCAGGAATTTGCCGGTCAAACTCGTTCCACCAGTGCAGAGTTTGAAGCGCAAGTCGCCGATGCTGATGCGGCCCGAAAGGAGTTAATGAAGACGAGCACGGATGGCGCGAATCAGACGGATCTTGACTCGCCGTTGCCTCTCATCCTGGCTAGAGAGACAGTCATAGATAATCAGCGTCTCGGACTAAGCAACGGGATTGAATACTGGAGCCGCACATACGATGGTGGAGATACAATCGTCAAACAAACTAGTCTGGATTTGGCAGAGCGCGAAGCCTACTTTCTTTCGCAGTTGACCGGCGAGTATTTCCCGCGAGTGAGGGATAATAAGTCAGAAGATGGATATTCAGTGATCGTGATTGAGGGAATTTACGGTGTTCCTCTGTCAGAGGCAGTGGCGAGCATTAATTCTCGCCCCGCCAGCTTGCTCAACTTTATCTATCATTGTTTGAGCGCGCTTGCCGAGTTAAAAAGTAAAGGGATCATCCATCGAAATATCTGTTTTGAGAATATTTTCGTCAGGGATGAGAAGCCGATACTGATTGACTTCGCTCAGGCTATCTCCGAGAGACGACCTTTCACGGCCACAGAGCACTTAGGCGGCTACGGCAGACCGCCCGACGGAGGTTTTTGTGACGTTTATTCGATGGGCAAAGTGATCGAGCGAGTAAATCGCCACCGTCACCTCTCATTCGATCCCGTGATAGAGTTGATGACGGAGTTGGATGCTTCGTTAAGAATTACAGACTTGAAGACACTACGGATGCTCTTTACGCACGCGATCCAGCGGCCCGCGAAAAGGAAACAAAAACAATGA
- a CDS encoding glycosyltransferase, producing ADSQEKLADSQEKLADSQKKNERLAISYEVLRERLTKKEQDKQMLSFRLATVEAQLAKIVNSLGWRLLSYYGRIKYPYLLPVYRLLGLSPDRSKEAGHSQTATTQPDRNDQSQLEPAPAVELGEQDLAADPVLSVVLERVEQEREKRLDPYPSLTLLPHLRQEEIPIILDTPCPEAPLHRSDVICFSIIDWEFRYQRPQQIISQFAAHGHRVFYVSTSRFRPSGATPRVRVSKIKENVFEVQLAVDSPPDVYGEVIEGQNREALLASLDELRRTFYIDEAIAYVMIASWGGAALEAKELWNWRVIYDCMDEWENFPGIKRGLLDMELELVGHCDLLVVTSQLLYEKWQKYERPMVLARNAVDWDFYAEHCRPNTILAEIKHPVIGYCGAISDWFDIELMTEAARRRPDYTFVLLSGALDVNVTELKTLPNVRILGQQPYESMPQYLYHFDACIVPFKINPITEATDPVKVYEYFSAGKPVVTVRLPELELLHDYLYIAEDGNDFIFQLDRAIAENDPQLIARRRRFARQHTWKKRYKQIDAALANVTPRASIIVVTYNNLALNKLCLESIIRNTEYPNYEVIVVDNDSIDGTPAYLRYLVAQHPNINVILNSQNNGFARANNQGIARSTGEYIVLLNNDTIVPPGWLSRLLRHLEHKEVGMVGPVTNFVGNEAKIEVSYRTWSELEAFAREQTWEHNGQIADIRMLAMFCVGVRREVYEEIGPLDEQFGIGMFEDDDYAQRMKAKGYRVMCARDVYVHHFGQAAFKKLIESGDYKELFDSNRRRYETKWNVKWIPHKHAPLRFESLIASSPALEMATKK from the coding sequence GGCTGACTCCCAAGAGAAGTTGGCTGACTCCCAAGAGAAGTTGGCTGACTCCCAAAAGAAGAACGAGCGGCTGGCGATCTCTTATGAGGTGCTACGAGAACGGCTAACCAAGAAAGAGCAAGACAAACAGATGCTCTCATTCCGACTGGCAACCGTAGAGGCGCAGTTGGCGAAGATAGTCAACTCGCTGGGCTGGCGTTTGCTGAGTTACTACGGTCGTATCAAATACCCCTATCTGCTGCCAGTTTATCGCTTGCTCGGCCTTTCGCCCGATCGATCAAAGGAAGCCGGACACTCGCAAACAGCCACAACACAACCTGACAGGAACGACCAAAGCCAATTGGAGCCAGCACCGGCAGTTGAGCTAGGAGAGCAGGATTTGGCGGCAGACCCGGTGCTGTCGGTTGTGTTGGAGCGAGTTGAACAGGAGCGAGAAAAACGGCTTGATCCTTACCCGTCGCTGACCCTGCTTCCTCATCTGCGTCAAGAAGAGATACCTATCATTCTAGACACGCCGTGCCCGGAAGCGCCCCTTCATCGTTCTGATGTGATCTGCTTTTCGATAATTGACTGGGAGTTCCGCTATCAGCGCCCGCAGCAAATAATTTCGCAGTTCGCCGCACATGGGCATAGGGTGTTTTATGTAAGCACATCTCGCTTCCGGCCGTCCGGCGCGACTCCTCGGGTTCGGGTGAGCAAGATAAAAGAGAACGTCTTCGAGGTGCAACTGGCGGTCGATAGCCCGCCTGACGTGTACGGCGAAGTGATAGAGGGTCAGAACCGGGAGGCGTTGCTGGCGTCGCTCGACGAGTTGCGCCGCACCTTTTACATTGACGAGGCGATAGCATACGTGATGATCGCTTCCTGGGGAGGCGCGGCGCTTGAGGCAAAGGAGCTTTGGAACTGGCGCGTGATTTACGACTGCATGGATGAATGGGAAAACTTCCCTGGAATCAAGCGCGGCCTTCTCGATATGGAATTGGAGCTAGTGGGCCACTGCGATTTGCTTGTGGTCACGAGCCAGCTTTTATATGAGAAATGGCAGAAATACGAGCGGCCGATGGTGCTGGCCCGCAACGCTGTCGATTGGGATTTCTATGCTGAACATTGTCGCCCCAACACCATACTGGCGGAGATCAAGCATCCGGTTATAGGTTATTGTGGCGCGATTTCCGATTGGTTTGACATCGAGCTCATGACTGAAGCGGCTCGCCGGCGGCCCGATTACACGTTCGTGCTGCTAAGCGGCGCGCTCGATGTGAACGTGACAGAGCTAAAGACCCTGCCCAATGTGCGCATTCTCGGCCAGCAGCCTTATGAGTCGATGCCTCAGTATCTATATCATTTCGATGCTTGCATAGTTCCTTTCAAGATCAATCCAATTACCGAAGCTACAGATCCAGTAAAAGTGTATGAGTACTTTAGCGCCGGGAAACCAGTGGTCACTGTCAGGCTGCCCGAACTTGAGCTCCTTCACGATTATCTGTACATAGCCGAAGACGGGAATGATTTCATTTTTCAACTCGACAGAGCGATTGCGGAGAATGATCCGCAGTTGATCGCCCGCCGGCGCCGTTTTGCCCGACAACACACATGGAAGAAGCGCTACAAACAAATCGACGCTGCGCTTGCCAATGTTACGCCGCGCGCAAGCATCATCGTCGTCACGTACAATAACCTGGCGCTCAACAAGTTGTGCCTCGAAAGCATCATACGCAACACCGAGTATCCCAATTACGAAGTAATAGTAGTAGACAACGACTCGATCGATGGCACTCCGGCATATCTGCGATATCTGGTCGCGCAGCATCCGAACATCAATGTCATACTGAACTCACAAAACAACGGCTTTGCGCGGGCTAACAATCAGGGTATCGCGCGAAGCACCGGTGAGTACATAGTTCTGCTGAACAATGACACGATTGTGCCGCCTGGATGGTTGAGCCGATTGCTGAGACACCTGGAGCATAAGGAAGTCGGGATGGTCGGCCCTGTGACAAACTTCGTCGGCAACGAGGCAAAGATTGAAGTGTCCTATCGCACCTGGTCCGAGTTGGAAGCGTTCGCCAGAGAGCAGACCTGGGAGCACAACGGGCAAATAGCAGACATCCGTATGCTGGCGATGTTCTGCGTAGGAGTCAGAAGGGAAGTGTACGAAGAGATCGGCCCGCTCGATGAGCAGTTCGGGATAGGGATGTTCGAGGATGATGACTACGCGCAACGCATGAAAGCGAAGGGCTACCGAGTGATGTGCGCGCGTGATGTTTATGTTCATCACTTCGGCCAGGCTGCGTTCAAGAAGTTAATCGAGAGCGGTGATTACAAGGAGCTGTTCGACAGCAATCGGCGTCGCTATGAAACCAAATGGAACGTTAAGTGGATACCGCACAAGCACGCGCCGCTGAGGTTTGAATCCCTCATCGCATCTTCGCCCGCTCTTGAGATGGCAACTAAGAAGTAA
- a CDS encoding glycosyltransferase produces the protein MEVAVGCRGVLGLSVDNYQRNRIIQESIDLLRWRSSLGVLDVGDSAGLLARFLPNDDVIIAAVANKGELQPYGSGTPLPFSSASFDVVVSSDALRDVPPVERERFLTELARVSNETLIVCSPFDDSEVVQAEDLFQSLTWAGYGEGHNFREKHHRYGLPDLAKTEDFLRKQGFQTAILPNGYLYRWLVAISAFLLLQRRFPNAELNERTNAYYNSTFYRADNCEPSYRKVIIASRTRDISGLREKLCPEPKATEADKLFCLQLLDMMLHVLFEEWSSPALCLQENTSGRLAETVTLDKRDVKCLEAQLADKQQHIRTLISQLRVKEQSKSDGKAVASDLRLKVEGLSNQLNAKERQRRELASGFEVKETELRALASRLAATERAAQIVSARLVERVTEVERIKSSLGWRLLSLYGPIKYRYLLPIYRFLNLMPKEFDHKLQSSQPSILEQMPAEGASIGDSLLRSKPQEAVSTSRTLMESLLKQKLKLFLSQPGSQLVFPQFPEPLVSILISTFNKAEYLFQCLETILAYTDTPFEIIIVDDCSSDGIPQLMAKLVNVHAVRNDKNSGFIKSCNKAAQLARGHYILFLNNDVMVTPRWLSALVETVGRYPQCGAVGGRLVRPDGTLQEAGSIIWQDGSALGYGRGDDPSKPEYCYVREVDYVSGAYLLVRAGDFRKLGGFDERYVPAYYEDSDLCMGIRKLGHKVVYQPQAAIIHYEFGSHSMERATALCEKNYPEFKKKWAVRLQRHVPHGNVLRGRDKREGKRVLVINDQIPAPYLGSGFPRDNKMLEYLSQLGYVVTFVPTASRAAWQPSTEQLQQMGIELFYGNSFSIEELLRARTGLYDIVIISRPHNGERFLKLARQAFPKARLIYDAEALFSKREILRAQIEGRDLSEAEKKRLTRREIDVLSEADTIISVSDAERESILSESPDSRVVVWGHTHDLQIPATSFSERRDLLFVGGFTHGHPPNTDAVLHFANNLFPKIRQELSDVRFIIVGSEPSEVIQALASQYVMVTGFVEDLSEYYQKCRLFVVPLRFGAGINYKLTEAMSYGIPSVVSPLAASGLNIQDGREALVGNSDDEIIAKVIRLYKDETLWHSIQQAERKYIKQHCSPGAMKKSLADILQSSAREHGRVMEVK, from the coding sequence GTGGAGGTAGCCGTGGGCTGTAGGGGCGTTCTGGGACTCTCGGTCGATAATTATCAGCGCAATCGTATCATTCAGGAGTCAATCGACTTACTTCGTTGGCGGTCGTCTCTAGGTGTGCTTGATGTCGGGGACTCGGCAGGGCTTCTGGCGCGATTCTTACCCAATGACGATGTAATTATTGCGGCAGTCGCAAATAAAGGTGAATTGCAGCCATATGGCAGCGGCACACCCCTCCCGTTTTCCAGCGCTAGCTTTGATGTCGTGGTGTCATCGGACGCATTAAGGGACGTTCCTCCGGTTGAGCGCGAGCGGTTTCTCACGGAGCTTGCGCGAGTATCAAATGAAACGCTCATAGTATGCTCACCATTTGATGACTCGGAGGTGGTTCAGGCGGAAGATCTCTTTCAGTCTTTGACATGGGCAGGTTATGGGGAAGGTCACAACTTCAGAGAAAAGCACCACAGATATGGACTTCCTGATTTGGCGAAAACGGAAGACTTCTTGCGCAAGCAAGGATTTCAGACCGCCATATTACCGAATGGCTATCTTTATCGATGGCTTGTCGCGATTTCTGCTTTCTTATTATTACAACGGCGATTTCCAAACGCGGAATTGAACGAGCGTACCAATGCCTACTACAACTCGACCTTTTACAGAGCGGATAATTGTGAGCCGAGTTATCGTAAGGTAATCATCGCATCTCGAACACGCGACATAAGCGGTCTACGCGAAAAGCTCTGCCCTGAGCCAAAGGCGACAGAAGCCGACAAGCTATTCTGCCTGCAGTTGCTCGATATGATGCTTCACGTGCTTTTTGAAGAGTGGTCTTCGCCTGCTTTATGTTTGCAGGAAAATACCTCAGGCAGGCTCGCAGAGACAGTGACGCTGGACAAGCGGGATGTCAAATGCTTAGAAGCACAATTGGCAGATAAACAACAACATATAAGGACGCTGATCTCTCAACTCAGGGTAAAGGAGCAAAGTAAAAGCGATGGGAAGGCCGTCGCCTCTGATCTGAGATTGAAGGTGGAGGGGCTATCGAATCAGTTGAACGCGAAAGAGCGGCAGCGGCGAGAGCTAGCGTCGGGCTTCGAAGTAAAAGAGACAGAACTTCGAGCATTAGCTTCTCGGTTAGCCGCCACTGAGCGAGCAGCACAGATAGTTTCGGCCCGACTGGTAGAGAGAGTAACCGAAGTTGAAAGAATTAAGAGCTCATTGGGCTGGCGATTACTCAGCTTGTATGGGCCGATCAAATATCGATACCTGTTGCCGATTTACAGGTTCCTGAATCTCATGCCGAAAGAGTTTGATCATAAGCTGCAGTCGTCTCAGCCTTCTATTCTAGAGCAAATGCCTGCCGAAGGTGCGTCGATCGGCGACTCGCTTCTTCGAAGCAAGCCGCAAGAGGCGGTCTCTACATCCCGTACGCTGATGGAGTCGTTGCTGAAACAAAAGCTGAAGTTGTTCTTATCTCAGCCTGGATCTCAGCTTGTGTTCCCGCAGTTCCCAGAGCCGCTGGTCAGCATCCTAATATCGACCTTCAACAAAGCTGAATACCTCTTCCAGTGTTTGGAGACCATACTTGCTTATACTGATACCCCGTTTGAGATAATCATTGTTGACGACTGTTCGAGCGATGGCATCCCACAATTAATGGCGAAACTCGTAAACGTGCATGCGGTCAGGAATGACAAGAATTCAGGTTTCATCAAAAGCTGCAACAAAGCAGCGCAACTCGCCAGAGGGCATTACATCCTGTTTCTAAACAATGATGTAATGGTTACCCCACGATGGCTTTCGGCTCTCGTTGAAACCGTGGGGCGCTACCCGCAATGCGGTGCAGTCGGAGGGCGGCTCGTTCGACCGGACGGAACTTTGCAGGAGGCCGGATCGATAATCTGGCAAGATGGTTCGGCGCTGGGATATGGGCGCGGCGATGATCCATCTAAACCTGAATACTGTTACGTCCGCGAAGTAGACTACGTCTCAGGGGCTTACCTGCTCGTTCGCGCGGGCGATTTTCGGAAGCTGGGCGGCTTTGACGAGCGCTATGTCCCAGCTTATTACGAAGATTCAGATTTGTGCATGGGCATAAGGAAGCTCGGCCACAAAGTCGTTTATCAACCGCAGGCGGCCATTATTCATTACGAGTTTGGCAGTCACTCTATGGAACGGGCCACGGCGCTTTGTGAGAAGAACTATCCTGAGTTTAAAAAGAAGTGGGCGGTGAGGCTTCAACGGCATGTTCCCCATGGGAACGTGCTGCGCGGGCGTGACAAACGTGAAGGCAAGCGCGTTCTGGTAATCAACGATCAGATTCCTGCTCCATACCTCGGCTCAGGATTCCCGCGCGACAATAAGATGCTGGAGTATCTCTCACAACTAGGGTATGTGGTGACCTTCGTTCCTACGGCCTCTCGTGCCGCCTGGCAGCCGAGCACGGAACAATTGCAGCAGATGGGCATTGAGCTATTCTACGGGAATAGCTTCAGCATAGAAGAGCTCTTACGGGCCAGAACAGGACTGTACGATATCGTGATTATCAGCAGACCGCACAATGGAGAGAGATTCCTAAAACTTGCCCGACAAGCGTTCCCAAAAGCCAGGCTCATCTACGACGCCGAGGCGCTATTCTCAAAACGAGAGATCCTAAGGGCCCAGATAGAAGGACGCGACCTCTCTGAGGCGGAAAAGAAAAGACTGACCAGGCGCGAGATCGATGTTCTCAGCGAGGCTGATACGATTATTTCGGTCTCAGACGCGGAGCGGGAAAGTATACTAAGCGAGAGTCCCGATAGCAGAGTCGTAGTATGGGGTCACACCCACGATTTGCAAATACCGGCGACCAGTTTTTCAGAAAGGCGAGACTTGCTGTTCGTCGGCGGGTTCACGCACGGGCATCCGCCGAATACAGATGCGGTTCTTCACTTTGCCAACAACCTGTTCCCGAAAATCCGACAAGAATTGTCTGATGTTCGTTTCATAATCGTGGGCTCCGAGCCCTCCGAAGTCATACAAGCACTCGCGTCTCAATACGTCATGGTGACCGGCTTTGTAGAAGACCTGAGTGAGTATTACCAGAAGTGCCGCCTTTTTGTTGTGCCGCTTCGCTTCGGCGCGGGGATTAACTACAAACTTACAGAAGCGATGAGCTACGGGATTCCGTCGGTTGTATCGCCTTTGGCAGCTTCAGGACTGAATATACAGGATGGGCGAGAAGCGCTGGTTGGAAATAGCGATGATGAGATCATCGCCAAAGTCATTCGGCTTTACAAGGATGAGACCTTGTGGCATTCAATCCAACAGGCTGAGAGGAAATACATAAAGCAACATTGCTCCCCCGGCGCGATGAAGAAGAGTCTGGCCGATATACTTCAGTCATCTGCTAGAGAGCACGGGAGAGTTATGGAGGTAAAGTGA
- a CDS encoding DUF1698 domain-containing protein, translated as MTAENIDYSNEESPASSSISFREWLRSQIENEGYWFHRIELAPDLVTPGWSDPKVDKLPHYGLPDDMTGMRVLDVGCAEGFFSFEAERRGAREVVAIDSFPDSVRRFNICRSALRSKAVAFLCSVYDLNPRAFGTFDMVCFYGVLYHLRNPIMALERILTVCTGTMLLQTMTYEVPGQTEIPLAKFHPFGLKSGPPENPMWDPTVFWTPNAECVRAMVAHAGFQNIETISTDPKISIVVRSESPTQALGQAPDQTKAPWC; from the coding sequence GTGACGGCAGAAAACATCGATTACTCAAATGAGGAGAGCCCTGCATCAAGCTCCATCTCCTTTAGAGAGTGGCTTAGATCCCAGATTGAAAACGAAGGATACTGGTTTCATCGAATTGAGCTTGCTCCTGATCTGGTTACTCCCGGATGGTCGGATCCAAAGGTGGATAAGTTGCCGCATTACGGTTTGCCCGACGATATGACCGGAATGCGCGTGCTAGACGTCGGGTGCGCCGAGGGCTTCTTTTCGTTTGAAGCGGAGCGCCGAGGAGCCAGAGAAGTCGTCGCTATCGACTCTTTTCCAGACTCTGTTCGCAGGTTCAACATCTGTAGGAGCGCTTTACGGTCAAAAGCGGTTGCATTCCTGTGCAGCGTCTATGATCTGAACCCAAGGGCATTTGGCACTTTTGATATGGTCTGTTTCTATGGCGTGCTATACCATCTGCGAAACCCTATTATGGCTCTCGAAAGAATATTGACTGTTTGCACCGGCACGATGTTGTTGCAAACGATGACTTATGAAGTACCTGGCCAAACTGAGATTCCTCTGGCTAAGTTTCATCCTTTTGGACTAAAGAGCGGGCCGCCTGAAAATCCAATGTGGGATCCGACAGTTTTCTGGACGCCGAATGCGGAGTGCGTCAGGGCGATGGTGGCTCATGCAGGCTTTCAGAATATTGAAACCATCTCGACTGACCCAAAGATAAGCATAGTCGTCCGTTCCGAGTCTCCGACACAAGCACTTGGTCAGGCCCCCGATCAGACTAAGGCACCGTGGTGCTGA
- a CDS encoding glycosyltransferase family 39 protein: protein MIKIFFAIGIGLGVFSCFFFIWLLIFGPASSGLIPSLIALLILMAAILIYRIRKLNHFPALEISSDSFPKPKFHRILAILFFAALAFGLASFTFTSIKKPHGDWDAWAIWNLRARFLFRGGDQWTTAFSGLLEKSRPDYPLLIPGTIAGLWTSIGNDTVLIPVLLSMLFTLATVGLTVSSLYVLRGKSQAYLAGLILVGTPFLITHGASQYADVPVGFFFLATLVLLTLQDKLSKNNNNLLVLAGITAGLSAWTKNEGLIFIAAIAISRFITIARVNGLKFYLRQMLAFGLGVAPTLIILIYFKTRLAPRNYLISQGLETTLHKLMDVSRHLQVWNAFARQMTDFGGWAVSIPLLLIFYILLSGIRIEQREKLSTLASLITVGLMILAYALTFVVTPFDISWQLGTSLSRLLLQLWPSLIFVYFLIARTIEQAVAENESRAAEFCPP from the coding sequence GTGATTAAGATTTTCTTTGCTATAGGAATTGGGCTTGGAGTTTTCTCGTGCTTCTTTTTCATCTGGCTGTTGATCTTTGGCCCAGCGAGCAGCGGACTTATCCCTTCGTTGATTGCATTGCTCATTCTAATGGCTGCGATACTGATCTACAGAATCCGAAAGCTAAACCACTTTCCCGCTCTGGAAATATCGAGCGACTCGTTTCCAAAGCCCAAGTTTCACCGGATACTTGCAATACTATTTTTTGCTGCGCTCGCTTTCGGTCTTGCTTCCTTCACATTCACCTCAATCAAGAAGCCGCATGGAGATTGGGACGCATGGGCAATTTGGAATCTGCGAGCAAGATTTCTGTTCAGAGGCGGCGACCAATGGACGACCGCTTTTTCTGGCCTTCTGGAAAAATCACGCCCGGATTATCCTTTGCTCATTCCCGGAACGATAGCCGGGCTTTGGACTTCCATAGGTAACGACACCGTGCTTATACCGGTCCTGCTATCCATGCTCTTTACTCTTGCTACCGTAGGCTTAACAGTTTCCTCACTGTATGTTCTTCGGGGTAAAAGCCAGGCCTATTTGGCAGGCCTCATCTTAGTAGGCACTCCTTTTCTCATTACGCATGGAGCGTCTCAGTATGCGGATGTTCCCGTTGGTTTCTTCTTTTTAGCGACTCTCGTACTGCTGACTCTGCAAGACAAGTTGTCAAAGAACAATAACAACTTGCTTGTTCTGGCAGGAATCACAGCGGGACTTTCTGCCTGGACCAAGAATGAAGGACTCATATTCATAGCGGCAATAGCAATCAGTCGATTTATCACCATCGCTCGGGTCAATGGGTTGAAATTCTATCTCCGGCAAATGCTTGCGTTTGGCTTGGGGGTTGCGCCAACATTGATAATCTTAATTTATTTCAAAACGCGGCTCGCCCCGCGAAACTATTTGATTTCTCAAGGGTTGGAAACAACATTGCACAAACTGATGGATGTTTCCAGACACTTGCAGGTGTGGAATGCCTTCGCAAGGCAGATGACGGATTTCGGCGGCTGGGCTGTTAGCATCCCGCTTCTCTTGATTTTCTATATCCTGCTCTCAGGAATAAGGATTGAGCAAAGGGAAAAGTTAAGCACTCTCGCCTCGCTAATCACGGTAGGCTTAATGATATTGGCATACGCTTTGACATTTGTGGTGACGCCTTTTGATATTTCCTGGCAATTAGGCACTTCTCTGAGTCGGCTGCTTTTGCAACTCTGGCCGAGCCTCATATTCGTTTACTTTCTGATCGCACGCACTATTGAACAAGCTGTGGCGGAAAATGAGAGTCGGGCAGCAGAATTCTGCCCGCCATGA
- a CDS encoding glycosyltransferase, which translates to MNALSEIATVPGENTPGQPNIAVLIPCYQEELTIADVVHQFRAQLPYANIYVFDNNSSDRTVEEALRAGATVHYEKRQGKGYVVQAMFQKVEADIYVMVDGDGTYPANVVNILIEPIRRGEADMVIGSRLHKGSSSQFRFLNRLGNHIFLLLLNSMFGVRLTDLLSGYRVFSLRLVRSLALFGGGFETETEVTIKALQRGFSIVELPVNLSPRPEGSHSKIRMVQDSLWILRTIMTLFRDYRPLMFFGGLGLLLMALSLVPGIWVFVDYYESGYVHRIPSAVLAVGLVLTGVLSVCVGLILHTISRRFQELEFQLGTVAEDLRQERRAKRKAS; encoded by the coding sequence ATGAACGCATTGAGCGAGATTGCAACCGTTCCGGGCGAGAATACTCCCGGCCAGCCAAATATCGCCGTGCTCATACCCTGCTACCAGGAGGAGTTAACCATCGCTGATGTTGTCCATCAGTTCCGGGCGCAGCTGCCTTACGCAAATATTTATGTCTTCGATAACAACTCTTCTGATCGCACAGTCGAGGAAGCTCTTCGCGCGGGCGCGACAGTTCATTACGAGAAACGGCAGGGCAAAGGCTATGTAGTGCAGGCTATGTTTCAAAAAGTTGAGGCGGACATTTACGTGATGGTCGACGGTGATGGCACTTATCCCGCAAATGTCGTAAACATCTTAATCGAACCGATCAGGCGAGGCGAAGCCGATATGGTCATTGGCTCCCGCCTGCATAAAGGATCGAGCAGTCAGTTTCGCTTTCTAAATCGTCTGGGGAATCATATTTTTCTCCTATTGTTAAACTCAATGTTCGGAGTTCGGCTGACTGACCTGCTGTCAGGTTACCGCGTCTTTAGCCTGCGATTGGTGCGTAGCCTGGCGCTGTTCGGCGGCGGCTTCGAGACCGAAACCGAGGTGACGATAAAAGCTCTTCAGCGCGGGTTTTCGATTGTCGAGCTGCCTGTGAATTTGAGCCCTCGTCCAGAGGGTAGCCATTCAAAAATCCGAATGGTGCAGGACAGCCTGTGGATACTACGCACTATTATGACGCTATTCCGTGACTACAGGCCTCTCATGTTCTTCGGTGGGTTGGGGCTTCTATTAATGGCGTTGAGCCTCGTACCCGGCATCTGGGTCTTCGTAGACTATTACGAGAGCGGATATGTGCATCGCATACCATCCGCTGTGCTGGCAGTGGGCCTGGTATTGACCGGTGTCCTGTCCGTTTGTGTAGGCTTGATCTTGCACACAATCAGTCGGCGCTTCCAGGAATTGGAGTTTCAGCTTGGAACAGTTGCCGAAGACCTGCGTCAGGAGCGCAGGGCTAAGAGAAAAGCAAGTTAA